The genomic DNA CGGCCAATCACGGGTGCTACCAACATCGGCGAAGCTGCTGCTGAAATTGCTGCAAGCATCAAGTCCTAAACTGCTACTAACCTTGGGCTACAAGAAAGGACTAGATTAATGACAACTCAGTTGGTCGTCCTGTCTGGTCCAAGTGGCGTTGGTAAAAGTTCAGTCGTTCAAGCCGCGTTAGCTCAACTCCCACAAACTTGGCTTTCTGTTTCGGTCACTACTCGCGCACCTCGACCAGGCGAAGTGCACGGTGTCAATTATCTCTACATCTCCAATGCCGAGTTTGATCAAATGTTGGCTGGTGACGAATTACTTGAGTGGGCAGAATTTGCTGGCAATCGCTACGGCACACCTCGCCAGCCCGTTCTAGAGCGATTATCGTCTGATATTCCGGTACTTCTGGAAATCGAAGTTCAGGGCGCTAAGCAAGTTCGAAAAAATATGCCCGAAGCAGTTTTAGTGTTTTTGGTGCCACCTTCTTGGCAAGATTTGGAATCGCGGCTCGAAGGCCGGGGGACCGAAACCCCAGAACAAGTGGCTCTGCGCCTTGAAAAAGCCCAAGATGAGTTGGATTCTGCCGATTTCTTTGACTATGTCATCACAAATGACGATGTCGCGCGGGCAGCCGACGAGTTGGTATCATTTCTAAAGTAGTTTTAATCCCTGAAGGAGCCCCCGTGTCCGCTGCCACTGCTGAAGGCATTACAAATCCACCAATTGACGACTTGCTTGAAGTCGCCGATTCGAAGTATGCCCTAGTTATATACGCAGCAAAGCGTGCTCGTCAGATCAATGCTTACTACTCGCAGCTCGGTGAAGGTCTGCTTGAGTATGTTGGACCACTTGTTGAGGCGGGCAATCAGGAAAAGCCGTTGTCAATCGCCCTTCGTGAAATTAATGAAGGCAAATTGACTATCGAAGCCGAGACTGCGTCCTAAACTTCATCCCGACCATCGGGAGTTATCGTGGATAATCAACAGCAACTCAAGATCGTTGTCGGTGTCGGTGGCGGCATTGCTGCATACAAAATTGCCGCGTTAGTTCGCCTACTCACCGAAGCTGGTCACACTGTTCATGTCGTGCCAACTGCCGCATCTCTAAATTTCGTTGGCGCAGCTACTTGGGAGGCGCTATCTGGAAATCCTGTCATCACGGATTTGTGGGAGAGTGTTGCAAATGTTCCGCATGTTCAGCTTGGTCAGCAAGCCGATTTAGTTATCGTTGCTCCTGCTACTGCCGACCTGCTGTCTCGAGCTAGTTCTGGATCAGCAAATGATGTCTTAACAAATGTGCTGCTGACCGCGACTTGTCCCGTTGTATATGCCCCCGCGATGCACACGGAGATGTGGTTGAATCCAGCGACACAAACAAACGTTGCAACATTGCGGGCTCGTGGCGCTACGGTAATTGATCCAGCAGTTGGAAGACTAACTGGCAGTGATTCTGGCGTAGGTCGGTTGCCAGAGCTCGCAGATATCACCACCATTGCGCTGGCGGTTGCCAGCAAGCAAACTCAAGATTTAAGTGGCAAGCGAATTGTGATTACTGCTGGAGGTACTCGTGAGTACTTAGATCCAGTGAGATTTATTAGCAATCGATCATCTGGCAAACAAGGAATTGCACTAGCAACTGCAGCCGTTAGTCGCGGTGCAAAAGTTACTTTAATTGCCGCAAACATTACCGAGCCTATTCCGTCCGGTGTCTCGGTGATCTCGGTTGAAACAGGTCGTGAATTGGCACATGAACTTTATGCGCAAAGTCGCATAGCCGATGTGGTCATTATGGCGGCTGCCATTTCTGACTTTGCTCCTGTCCAGACCAATCCAACAAAAATTAAAAAGCGGCCAGACCAAGAGTCGATCACCCTAGAGTTCAATCAGACGCCAGACTTGCTACATTCACTTACACATCAACGCGATCATTCCGGAACACCTAAAGTTGTAGTTGGTTTTGCAGCTGAAACTGGTGACGAGACGGGCAGTGTGCTTGAGCATGCGCGAGCCAAACTCCTTAGTAAGGATTGCGATCTGCTGGTCGTCAACGAAGTAGGCCATGGTCTCGGGTTTGGCACACCCGAAAATCAGGTCACGATACTTAGTAAGAGCACTAGCGAAGAGATTGTGGTTCCTCGAGCACCTAAGCTGGAAATTGCTCACGCCATTCTTGATGCGTTAGTTGCCTACCAGCCACGCTGACTGCGTGTATCGGCGCGATTGTCGATTCTTACACCGATAAGATTGTGCCTCGTTGGACTTTTTGTCGAAATAGTAAAGGTAAGTAAATGTCAGGTCGTCTTTTCACTTCCGAATCCGTTACTGAAGGCCATCCAGACAAGATGGCAGATCAAATCTCAGATGCCATTCTTGATGACTTGTTGAACCAAGACCCAACAAGTCGAGTTGCCGTAGAGACACTGCTTACCACGGGCCAAGTTCACGTGGCAGGTGAAGTCACCACTGAAGGCTATTGCGACGTAATGAGTATTGTGCGCGAAGTGGTTAATTCGATTGGGTACGACTCGTCCACCAAAGGTTTTGATGGCAACTCTTGTGGAGTTTCAGTATCAATTGGCACGCAGTCACCAGATATTGCCCAAGGTGTTGACGATGCATTTGAAGAACGGGTTTCCGGATCTGCCGATCCGCTTGACCGACAAGGTGCAGGCGATCAAGGTCTGATGTTTGGCTACGCCTGCGACGACACCCCAGAATTGATGCCGCTACCAATTACCTTGGCGCACCGACTAGCGCAACGACTTACTGAGGTGCGAAAGTCAGGGGAGTTGGCCTACTTGCGACCAGATGGCAAAACTCAAGTCACTATTGAGTACGCCGAAAACCGCCCAGTTCGACTCGAAACAGTTGTCGTGTCCTCTCAGCACTCAGAGAATGTCGATCTAGATAAAACTCTGGTCCCAGAAATCCAGAAATTTGTTGTAGAGCCAATTTTGGCCGAGTTTGACTTAGCATCCGATGACTATAAGTTACTGGTGAATCCAACTGGCAAGTTTGTCGTTGGCGGACCAATGGGCGATGCTGGCTTAACTGGTCGCAAAATCATCGTTGACACCTACGGTGGGATGGCTCGTCATGGTGGCGGCGCATTCTCGGGCAAGGATCCATCCAAAGTCGATCGCTCAGCTGCTTATGCCATGCGCTGGGTGGCTAAGAATGTAGTTGCGGCCGGCCTAGCTAAGCGCTGCGAGGTGCAAGTCGCCTACGCAATTGGCAAAGCCCAGCCAGTTGGAGTATTTGTCGAAACCTTTGGAACCGGAACTGTTTCAGACGAGAAAATTCAGCAGGCCATTCACAAAGTATTTGATTTGCGTCCAGCTGCAATCATTGCTGATTTAGAACTTTTAAATACCGATGTCGTTAAGTATCGCCCAACATCAGCCTATGGACATTTTGGTCGTCCCGGCTTTACTTGGGAGCGCACCAATCGGGCAACAGAGTTATCCGCGGCGCTTTAACAACTGTCGCAGCCATCTGACAGACTCAAGAATGTGACCGAGTCAGAACTTAGTTTGTTTCCGACCCCGCGTAAACGGGTTAAGGCGGCGACTCCGCTAGCTGCCGAGTTACCGGTGGCCACAGTTCTGATAGACAACTCTTTGCCACACCTCGATCGATTATTTGACTATTCGGTTCCCGAAAAATTTTCGGAAAGTGCCCAGCCTGGTGTACGGGTGCGAGTCCGATTCGCTGGAAAACTGGTCGACGGCTTTTTGATTGAGCGATTGGCCGAGTCAGATCATCCTGGGACTTTACTTCCGCTGTCGGTGGTTTCTGATGAGCAGGTTCTGACTCCAAAACTCTTTGACTTAGTAACCCAAGTTGCGCAGCGAAATGCTGGCGTGCGTTGGGATGTGGTACGTAGCGCCATCCCGCACCGCCATGCCCGAGCCGAAGCCCAGGTTGGTCAAGTGGCTGATTCCTACCCAAATCCAGCGACCGAATTACTTAATCAGTATTCAGGTGGGCAGGCATTGTTAACGCGCACAGTTGCTCGCCAAGCACCACGGGCAGTCATGCCTACAGGAGCAGATGATCCTGCCAAAATCCTCACTGAATACGCACTTACTGTCGCAAACAGCAATCAAGGCATCATCATTTTGGTGCCTGACCGGACAGCTCTTGATCGTGTAGTCGCCATACTTCAAAGTGCTGGCTGCCAACTCGAATCACTGGCAGTAATTTCAGCCGACGATGGTCCAGAACTTAGATATCGAAACTGGCTTCGGGCACTTAGGGGTCAAGCACGCATTGTCGTTGGGACGAGATCTGCGGTATTCACGCCAGTACCTAACTTGGCAGCAATCTGTATTTGGGACGACTGGAATGAAACCTTTTTAGAGCCACACGCTCCTTATTGGCACACTCGCGAAGTTGCAGTGCTCAGAAGTCAGCTGGAAGAGACCGCTCTCTTGGTACTGGGTAGCTCGCCTTCAATAGATGCAGTCGCTCTCATGCCCTGGTTAGCAGCAGTAAGTCGGCCGGCCGAACAGGCTCGTAAAAGCATGGCTCGAGTGCGCAGTGCCTTAGAAGAGCCATACGCCATGCAGGCAGCAGTACGGATTCCGGAACTCGCATTCAAAGTCATCGCTACCGCAGTCAAACTAGGGCCAGTCCTGATTTCAGTACCGCGTGCCGGTTACGCACCTCGCCTGGCCTGCCAAAAATGTCGCACCCTTGCAATTTGTCGAGAATGCAGCGGGCCTTTAGTGCAAACGGGGCGCTCAAGCGCACCTACCTGTCGACTCTGTGGGCATCTTGATCCAACATGGCAGTGCATAAAGTGTTCCCTAACGGAACTCAGGGCAACGGTAATTGGCAGCACGCGCACTGCTGAAGAGTTAGGTCGAGCATTTCCTGGCGTCCCTGTTCGCTCTTCATCGGCTGATCACATAGTTCGTCGAATCGATAGCCGGCCGAGCATCATTGTTGCCACGCCCGGAGCTGCTCCAATTGCCGAGTCTGGATATCAAGCAGCAGTTCTCCTCGATGGCAACTCCATGCTGGCTCGACCAGATTTACGGGCAAGCGAAGATACTTTTGCTAAGTGGATGGAATGCGCCTCATTAGTTCGTGCCGAAGGTGAAATTGTCGTTGTTGCGGACGCTGCACATCCTGCTGTTCAAGGATTGATTCGCCACGACCCACTTGGATTTGCCACCCGCGAATTGAGCGAGCGAGCTGCAGTCGCCCTTGCGCCTGCAGTACGGCTTGCTGTCTTAACTGGTACCCAGGCAGATATTGATGATCTAATGGCGCTTACCGAGCTTCCGGCTCAAGTCCAGACGCGCGGACCAGTGCCTACGCCAACTGGAGTGCGCCTACTCCTTTCTATTGATCGAGCACACGGGCTCGACTTAGCCTGTGCACTCAAGGATGCTTCAGCAGTTCGTAGTGCCCGTAAGCGCGGAGAGCCTGTGAACATCAGATTTGATCCGTACGATCTTTAGTGCCGTCGCATAAATCTTGGCGACATTAGACTTAACTAACTGCGGTAATCAGGAGGAAGCATGGGAGTTCAGGAAATACGACTCTTGGGTGACCCAATTCTCGCCACGCCAGCTTTAGAAGTTAAAACTTTTGACAAAGAGTTACGCAATTTGATTGCTGATTTAACTAGCACCATGCTCGAAGCTGGTGGGGCTGGCCTAGCCGCGCCACAAATTGGCGTGTCGCTTCGAGTGTTTACCTACGATGTGGATGATGTGATTGGCCACCTGATCAATCCAGTACTAACACTTTCCAAAGAGACACAGGATGGCGAGGAGGGCTGCCTTTCTATCCCAGGCCTAGCCTTCGACTGCATTCGCGCTGAGCATGTAATCGCACATGGTTTCAATATGCACGGTGAACCAGTCGTAATTGAAGGAAGTGACTTGCTGGCTAGGTGTCTGCAACATGAAACTGACCATCTTGATGGCATTGTTTTTATTGATCGACTTGATGAACAAACTCGCAAAGAAGCCATGAAAGCAATCCGGGAAACTGATTGGTTCGGACAAGCGCCGCAAATAAAACTGAGCCCACATCCACTGACAAACGGACTGCTGTAACTGTGCGCATCGCTTTTGCTGGGACTCCCGAAATTGCTGTTCCGATTCTTACTGCCTTGACTGAAGCGGGCCATGAGCTCGCCTTTGTGCTTACGCGCCCAGATGCACCGGCCGGCAGGGGACGAGTGCTCACAGAAAGTGCTGTTGCCGCCAAAAGTCGCGAACTTGAACTTCGCTGCTACAAAACTACTGATTTGACCTCCTTGACCGAGCAAATTAAAGAAGTTGAATGCGTTGTTGTGGTTGCTTTTGGTGCGCTGATTCCACAAACTCTTCTCGGGTTGCCAAAACATGGCTGGATAAATCTTCATTTCTCTTTGCTTCCACAGTGGCGAGGCGCAGCCCCCGTACAACACGCAATCAAGTCTGGTGACGACGTTACCGGTGTAACCGCCTTTCAAATTGATTCCGGCTTAGATACCGGACCAATCCTTAGTTCGTTAGCCACAAATATTAAGCCGGATGAGACAGCCGGTGAATTGCTGGATCGTCTTGCCCTTGAAGGCACAGGATTAATCAACTCAACTTTGGCTGGGTTAGCCCAGGGCAAGCTATTTCCGGTTACGCAGAGTTCAGTGGGAGTATCACTTGCGCCGAAAATTACTAAGGAAGATGCCCGCATTGATTGGCAAATGCCAGCATTGGCAATTGAGCGACACATTCGTTCGGTAACTCCAACACCAGGCGCATGGACTGAATTTGCCGATGAACGAATTCGCATTTTCCCGGTTAATTTAGCACCTGAAATAACTCACTTATCGCCTGGCCAAATAGTCTCAAGCGATGGTTTGGTGCTCGTTGGAACTGGTAGCCATGCAATCGCGCTCCAGCAAGTTCAGCAGGCTGGGCGAACTGCAGTTTCGGCTATGCAGTGGTTTAGCAATCAGTCTGGTGATTTCTTTTCATGACCACTGCTGCCCGAAAAGTTGCCTATTCGGTAATACATTCAGTCCATGTTGCTGACGCATATGCAAATTTGATGCTCCCTACAGCCTGCAGTAATGCAAACCTGACCACTAGAGATGCAGCTTTTGCCACTGAACTTACCTATGGCACATTGCGCCGACAAGGAAGTCTGGACGCAGTTATCAAAGCATGTGCTGATCGAGATAATTTAGATTCAGAGGTGCTCGACGTTTTACGTTTAGGCGCGTATCAACTACTTTTCCTACGAACGCCAGTACATGCTGCGATAAACGAAGCCGTCTCGTTGGCAAATGCCGAAGTTGGCCGCAGTGTTACCGGTTTTGTCAACGCAGTACTGCGCCGAATTTCCGAGAAAACCTGGCAGCAGTGGTGCACAGAGTTGACCACGGGAATACCTGACGTGGAGCGACTTGCCATTGAGTACTCGTATCCTGTTTGGGTAATCAGAGCGCTAGCAGATGCCTATGAGTGTGATGCAAGGAGCATCGTGCCAATTTTGGCCACTGGCAATGAGCCAGCAAACATTACGCTGGTCGCAAGACCTGGACAAGCAACGCTAGCGGAGTTACTCGAACTGCCGCATGTAGTTGCCGGTAATTGGTCGCCGATTGCCGCGACTTTGGTTCGAGCAACGGATATTGAGAACCCATGGTCGTCGAATCCAGGCGATTTGTTTTTAGTGCAAACAAATAGAGTTGGGGTCCAAGACGAGGGTAGCCAACTTGTGGCCCTCGCGCTTGCTCAAGTACCGATTGACGGAGCCGAAAGCAACTGGCTGGATATGTGTTCTGGCCCAGGCGGTAAGGCAGCAATTTTGGCTGGCTTAGCTGCTGAACAAGGAATTCACTTCACAGCGTTAGAGCCGAACGAGTCCCGAGCAAATTTAGTTAAAAATGCCCTGTGGAATGCACCAGGCAACCCAAAAGTAGTAGTTACTGATGCTCGGGAATTCAACCCCGATCTTGAATTCGATCGGATTCTGGTCGATGCGCCATGTACTGGACTGGGTGCACTGCGTCGAAGACCTGAAAGTCGCTGGCGTAAACAGCCCAGCGACATCGGCCCACTCACGCAATTGCAAAGAGAATTACTAGCTCAGGCAGCCAAACTAGTTCGCGTCGGTGGACTGATTGCATATGCAACCTGCTCTCCGCATATTTCCGAAACAGATTTAGTCATTGCTGCTTTCTTACGAGAACATTCAAACTTTGCCGAAATTGACCTGGCTCCAGTTTTGCCCAGACTTAAATTGCCCAGTGGCACCAAAAAATTGCGACTGCGACCAGATGTTCATGGCACTGATGGCATGTATCTAACTATTCTGACCCGCACGGCAACTGCTTAATCCCGTAAACTGCCTATGTGGGTTTACGGATTTCGCCAAGCATTCTTTCTGCAGACTTTGGCCAATTGACCGCCGAGTGCGCGCGCGTGGCAGCAGTAGCCGACTGGATTCACGTCGATGTTATGGATAACCATTTTGTACCTAATCTGACGCTTGGTTTGCCGGTCGTTGAGTCGCTAGTCAAGACAGTTACCACACCGATTGACTGCCACCTAATGATTGCCGACCCTGATCGATGGGCGCCAGGCTATGCCGAGGTTGGAGCGGGCAGCGTCACCTTTCACATCGAAGCGGCAAAATCTCCTAAGCAGATTGCGAGCGACATTAGAGCTCAAGGCGCTCGCGTAGGCATTGCACTCAAGCCCGGAACTGCACTTGAAGAATATGTTGATTTGCTGCCACACATTGACATGCTGTTAATCATGACCGTTGAGCCAGGCTTTGGTGGACAGTCATTCATGGCTGACCAAATGAGCAAAGTGCGAATGGCCCGCGAACTCATCAAGGCAGGCGATTTATCCGTTTGGATTCAAGTCGATGGTGGAGTTTCGGCGGCAACCATTCAAGAATGTGCTGATGCCGGAGCCGACACTTTTGTTGCCGGATCTGCCGTCTATCAAAGTGCCGATCCAGCGTCGGTAGTTTCAACGCTAAGGGAGTTAGCAACTGCTGCCACAAATACTTCATGGTGGTGCGCACACTAATGTCGCATGAGCAATTCATGGCGCAAGCAATCGACTTAGCTAAACAAGTTGACCTGTCGCGGGATGTAAACCCGAGCGTTGGTGCCATAGTCGTTTCGACGTCTGGGAAAGTAGTTGGAACTGGGGTGCATCGCGGTTCAGGCACCGACCACGCTGAAGTAGTAGCCCTGAGTGCTGCTGGCCAAAGTGCTAATGGCTCAACTGTTTATGTAACTCTTGAACCATGTGCTAGTTCAGGGAAACGACCCCCTTGTGTTGATGCACTAATTTCCGCGGGTGTTTCCCGAGTGATTTATGGACAACGTGATCCAAATCCAAAAATGGCAGGTGGAGCAGACTTGCTTAAATCTGCTGGCCTGGCGATTGAATCATCGGTGCTTTCTGACGAATGTGAATCACTGAACCCTTCTTGGACTTTTGCACATGAACAAGGACGACCTTGGGTTATTTGGAAAACTGCAACCACACTTGATGGCTTTATCGGTGCCACCGATGGCACTAGTCAATGGATTACTGGCGAACCAGCCCGAGAATACGTGCAACGAATCCGAGCAACAGTAGGAGCGATTGTTACGGGAACTGGAACGGTGCTCGCCGACAATCCACACTTAACTGTTCGCTCACTTAGTGCTCAAGACCAGCCGCTTCGTGTAGTTGTTGGCAATAGGGCGATCCCAGATGATTCAAATGTCAATAAGTTTCCAAAGCCCGCAGTGAAATCAACAGCAGACATTTCGGATGTTATTCAGCAGTTGTGGGCAGACTATGGTATCCACCGAGTACTTATCGAGGCAGGATCTGGACTTTCAACTAGTGCGTGGCGAGCCGGGCTAGTTGATGAAGTGTACTGGTTTCAAGCCCCGGCAATCGCCGGTGATGGCATCAAAGTGCTGGGGGATATTGGCGTTAAAACAATGTCAGATGTTCGACGATTTTCCCAAATGACCGTTAATCGTGTTGGATTAGACCTAGTGGTTCATTTCACCACACGGCAGGATTAAGTATGTTCACTGGGATTGTTGAAGAACTCGGGGAAGTTCTTGCAATAAAGCAGTTGCCAGACAATGCTCTGCGATTAAGTATCCGAGGCCCACTTGCAGTGAGCGACAGCCAACTCGGCGATTCAATTGCAGTCAATGGCGTTTGCTTAACTGCAATTGAAATCAGGGATGACACTTTCAGTGCCGATGTAATGCAGGAAACCGTTCAGCGTACAACTATCGCCAAACTTGAAATTGGCGACCAGGTAAATCTAGAACGTCCAATAACTCTGGCAACTAGATTAGGTGGACATCTGGTACAAGGCCATGTGGATAGCGTCGGAACTATTGTCAGCCGAACCAAATCAGAAAATTGGGATATTGTCACGATTGCCGCCGATCCCACAGTTCTCAAATACATCGTAGAAAAAGGTTCCATTACTGTTGACGGGGTCTCACTAACAGTAAGCGCAATTACATCTTTGGACTTTAGTGTTTCGCTAATTCCAGCGACTTTGTCGAAGACGACTCTAGGAAATAGAACGGTTGGCGAATCAGTAAATCTTGAAGTTGACTTGGTTGCCAAATACATTGAAAAGTTGGTCCAGCGATGACCAGGAATTTTGATTCCATTGATAAAGCCATCAGCGAAATTGCAGCAGGACGGGCGATTGTCGTTGTTGATGATGAAGATCGTGAAAATGAGGGCGATTTAATTTTTGCCGCAAGTAAAGCAACTCCAGAACTTGTTGGTTTTATGACTCGTTACACATCAGGCGTGATTTGTGTTGCTATGGAAGGCGCTGAACTTGATCGCCTGGATCTACCCCCGATGACCGTAGTTAATGAAGATCGCAAAGGCACCGCATATGCCGTCAGTGTTGATGCTCGCAACGGAATTACTACGGGAATTAGTGCAGCCGATCGAGCCCACACCATCAAAGTCATGTGTGATTCTGCTACCGAAGCTCGTGACTTAACCCGACCTGGCCACGTTTTTCCATTAAGAGCAATGCCAGGTGGCACATTGCGTCGTCCTGGTCACACTGAAGCAGCGGTTGATTTAGCCAGAATGGCCGGCCTAACCCCAGCAGGCGTTATTTGCGAAATTGTTCATGATGACGGATCCATGATGCGTGGCGATGCATTACGTGAGTTCGCCGATACCCATGGTTTGGTTTTGATTTCTATTGAAGATTTAATCGCTTATCGTCGACGCACCGAATCACAAATTCAGCGGGTCGCGAGTGCGCTGCTGCCAACTGAAGTTGGAAATTTCACTGCAGTTGGTTACCGGAGCATCTTTGACAACATTGACCACATTGCGCTGGTTATGGGTGAAATCGGCGATGGTGAAGAAGTTTTAGTTCGCGTGCACTCTGAATGTTTAACTGGAGATGTACTTGGTTCGCTACGTTGTGATTGTGGGCCGCAGCTGCATGCCGCTATGCGCATCGTTGCTCAGGCAGGAGGTGGCGTAGTACTTTACATGCGCGGCCATGAAGGGCGCGGGATTGGTCTGCTACATAAATTGCGGGCATATGCACTCCAGGATCAAGGTGCCAATACGGTCGAAGCAAACTTGGCCTTAGGCTTGCCAGCAGATGCTCGTGACTACGGCACCGGAGCGCAAATTCTTGCAGATCTGGGTATCAAATCGATGCGACTGCTCACAAATAATCCAACCAAACGGGTTGGATTAGACGGTTATGGACTTAGGATCACAGAGCAAGTGCCTATCGAGATCGAACCAAACGATTACAACCTTGGCTACTTGCGCACTAAGCGTGATGAAATGGGCCATGATCTGAATTTAAGGGAGTCCTTATGAGTTCTTCAGGTAGCCCCGATATTTCAGTGCAGTTGCCCGCTAACACCAAAGTGACAATCGTGGCCGCATCTTGGCACGAAGAAGTCATGAATGGCTTGATCGCCAGTGCAGTTCGCACAATCGAACTTTCCGGTGCCAGTGCCAACTTAGTCCGGGTTCCAGGCACCTTTGAACTTTCGCTTGGGGCCCAGGCAGCCATTTCCGCTGGGGCGGATGCAGTAGTTGCCCTAGGAGTTGTCATCAGAGGTGGAACGCCACATTTTGATTATGTTTGCCAAGCAGTAACGGATGGCATAAATCGAGTCAGTCTCGATACAAATGTGCCCATCGGTTTCGGGGTGCTAACCTGCGACACCGAGGAGCAAGCACTAGACCGCGCCGGCTTGACACAAAGTAAAGAGGATAAGGGTGCTCAAGCTGCTCAAGCTGCCCTGGCAATGTTGCAAGTTCTGAATAATTTCAAAAACGCCTAGGCTAGAGGCATGAAAACCTTTGATGAATTGCATGCTGAACTACTAGCACGCGTGGCAAGTGGCGACCCAGAGTCGGGAACCGTTGCCATGGTCAATGCTGGAGTCCACGCAATCGGTAAGAAGGTAATTGAAGAGGCCGCCGAAGCTTGGATGGCCGCTGAACGCGAATCAGATGAGGCCGTAGCAGAAGAAATAGCCCAACTTTTGTACTGGGCGCAAGTTTTGATGATTGCTCGGGGCATCAGCCTTAATGATGTGTACGGAAAGTTGTAGTCATGCTGCGTATTGCGATTCCAAACAAGGGCCAGTTATCAGATCCAGCTCGCGAAATGTTACGCGAAGCGGGCTACGCCGTAGCGGCAACCACCCGTGACCTGGTAGTACAAGATCCAGAAAATGACGTGGAGTTCTTCTTCTTGCGACCACGCGACATTGCTACCTATGTAGCTAGTGGAACAT from Actinomycetota bacterium includes the following:
- the ribD gene encoding bifunctional diaminohydroxyphosphoribosylaminopyrimidine deaminase/5-amino-6-(5-phosphoribosylamino)uracil reductase RibD yields the protein MVVRTLMSHEQFMAQAIDLAKQVDLSRDVNPSVGAIVVSTSGKVVGTGVHRGSGTDHAEVVALSAAGQSANGSTVYVTLEPCASSGKRPPCVDALISAGVSRVIYGQRDPNPKMAGGADLLKSAGLAIESSVLSDECESLNPSWTFAHEQGRPWVIWKTATTLDGFIGATDGTSQWITGEPAREYVQRIRATVGAIVTGTGTVLADNPHLTVRSLSAQDQPLRVVVGNRAIPDDSNVNKFPKPAVKSTADISDVIQQLWADYGIHRVLIEAGSGLSTSAWRAGLVDEVYWFQAPAIAGDGIKVLGDIGVKTMSDVRRFSQMTVNRVGLDLVVHFTTRQD
- a CDS encoding riboflavin synthase, producing the protein MFTGIVEELGEVLAIKQLPDNALRLSIRGPLAVSDSQLGDSIAVNGVCLTAIEIRDDTFSADVMQETVQRTTIAKLEIGDQVNLERPITLATRLGGHLVQGHVDSVGTIVSRTKSENWDIVTIAADPTVLKYIVEKGSITVDGVSLTVSAITSLDFSVSLIPATLSKTTLGNRTVGESVNLEVDLVAKYIEKLVQR
- a CDS encoding bifunctional 3,4-dihydroxy-2-butanone-4-phosphate synthase/GTP cyclohydrolase II, which gives rise to MTRNFDSIDKAISEIAAGRAIVVVDDEDRENEGDLIFAASKATPELVGFMTRYTSGVICVAMEGAELDRLDLPPMTVVNEDRKGTAYAVSVDARNGITTGISAADRAHTIKVMCDSATEARDLTRPGHVFPLRAMPGGTLRRPGHTEAAVDLARMAGLTPAGVICEIVHDDGSMMRGDALREFADTHGLVLISIEDLIAYRRRTESQIQRVASALLPTEVGNFTAVGYRSIFDNIDHIALVMGEIGDGEEVLVRVHSECLTGDVLGSLRCDCGPQLHAAMRIVAQAGGGVVLYMRGHEGRGIGLLHKLRAYALQDQGANTVEANLALGLPADARDYGTGAQILADLGIKSMRLLTNNPTKRVGLDGYGLRITEQVPIEIEPNDYNLGYLRTKRDEMGHDLNLRESL
- a CDS encoding 6,7-dimethyl-8-ribityllumazine synthase, producing MSSSGSPDISVQLPANTKVTIVAASWHEEVMNGLIASAVRTIELSGASANLVRVPGTFELSLGAQAAISAGADAVVALGVVIRGGTPHFDYVCQAVTDGINRVSLDTNVPIGFGVLTCDTEEQALDRAGLTQSKEDKGAQAAQAALAMLQVLNNFKNA
- a CDS encoding phosphoribosyl-ATP diphosphatase, yielding MKTFDELHAELLARVASGDPESGTVAMVNAGVHAIGKKVIEEAAEAWMAAERESDEAVAEEIAQLLYWAQVLMIARGISLNDVYGKL